The following coding sequences lie in one Acropora palmata chromosome 3, jaAcrPala1.3, whole genome shotgun sequence genomic window:
- the LOC141876973 gene encoding uncharacterized protein LOC141876973 — protein sequence MNSGEHKELLGTWSLTFKDEKLKVEVYEFQYLWQARVGVELIDQRQGNTAGIFAVLSTNVPDISLKRGEFVVKTYSENEELWLQMKDFPEFEDTGKFAQLPYNECPIWRIRGHDICTERELKTQVENQLYFTGTIERAFKDLRENRPKKRYKDVISAGTLMEALQSMCQALCESDYFSKDTKTLKHDKKRLVKVKGKWKIVSVKDDKDQ from the coding sequence ATGAATAGTGGCGAACACAAAGAGCTGTTGGGGACATGGAGCTTGACATTTAaggatgaaaaattaaaggtGGAAGTTTACGAGTTTCAATATTTGTGGCAAGCTAGGGTCGGCGTGGAGCTTATTGACCAACGTCAAGGAAACACTGCTGGAATATTTGCCGTTTTATCAACAAATGTACCCGACATATCTCTGAAACGGGGAGAATTTGTTGTGAAGACGTACTCCGAAAACGAGGAGTTATGGCTACAAATGAAAGACTTTCCCGAATTTGAAGATACCGGTAAATTTGCACAATTGCCATACAACGAATGTCCGATATGGCGTATTCGTGGCCACGACATTTGCACCGAGCGAGAACTGAAGACTCAGGTCGAAAATCAGCTTTACTTTACAGGTACAATAGAGAGGGCCTTTAAAGACTTGAGAGAAAATAGgccaaaaaaaagatataagGACGTCATTTCTGCTGGAACTTTGATGGAAGCGTTGCAATCGATGTGTCAGGCACTTTGTGAATCTGATTATTTCTCAAAGGATACTAAAACTTTGAAGCACGATAAAAAAAGGTTGGTTAAAGTAAAGGGAAAGTGGAAAATCGTGAGCGTAAAAGATGACAAAgatcaataa
- the LOC141876866 gene encoding uncharacterized protein LOC141876866, with the protein MMSVTEIVLLILGVSLIKCRLKGIPLFGVICAFVAVMKRCYSTGIVESQEIWKTITFSVVVTDAMLLGVVELHLFLKFTVKWFQNHIKGTSPYPGQDKFDFRKTEQALELLSLMVIGLAAFSIIMTLILLRPMANNLHAQHHILVGSAYYLHIVLSASSSIVALKILKGNWSRKALIVFVIIFSIGLILLPKVTYWRVIFVLFCCILLLLCCFFMFLYKMTPGAVDRKWNFIQLMDASCDAFLYTALLYWVKLKHKAYRKGVFFNLKVLDFVGGREYYSYHHLFFRSEALYIVVFNLSEFANEDFKDVCTHIQRLQFWMKSICSCIPHFTQILLVGTHREKLDNSCLKILNGHLKRFLSEKYCAKVMENNVDRLAFFPVENTLGNKDTGIQELQSKIMSVAIEQQKRIITEHNIPLLWILIQDLIMKLKRNSDSTFCVSLDEFQRMIMKDFVLRDKCSLSKVMLKYFHKIGLIIYVDKRQDFDLSNWILVCPEKLIDIFISISLKPAESTKYRGSLKYDWKLLQRKGILTKRLLHSYLSKLKKEEEAIIAFLKHYGLIYPLECKATAKYDCDIQPTHFVPSLLPLSANGDAPVWHNNEALFHQLLFRAQKHSNLEFRNGTTVLYRDAGKFWMKPWLSYQLTLIEEEEMIEVTYNSSHKSKEEPSYVLGQVFLMIDGICQSNFPSVEFHCGPACPSETCPGYQDDYFTSLPTAEGNGTRRRHVYDIMLGRQGNQPVYLYCENKCFEDELYEWVPSDK; encoded by the exons ATGATGTCAGTGACTGAGATAGTTCTCCTTATCCTGGGTGTATCATTGATCAAATGTAGACTGAAAGGTATTCCTCTCTTTGGGGTAATTTGTGCATTTGTTGCAGTCATGAAGAGATGTTACTCAACTGGGATTGTCGAAAGTCAGGAGATATGGAAGACTATTACTTTCTCGGTTGTAGTAACAGACGCCATGTTACTCGGAGTTGTGGAACTTCACCTGTTTCTTAAGTTTACAGTAAAATGGTTCCAAAATCATATTAAAGGCACAAGCCCATATCCAGGTCAGGACAAGTTTGATTTCAGAAAGACTGAACAAGCTCTGGAATTGTTGTCATTAATGGTGATAGGTCTTGCTGCCTTTTCAATCATTATGACACTCATATTACTACGTCCTATGGCAAACAATCTTCATGCACAACACCATATTTTGGTGGGTAGTGCATATTATCTACATATCGTACTTTCAGCTTCATCTTCAAttgttgctttgaaaattCTCAAAGGAAATTGGTCCAGGAAGGCACTTATTGTGTTTGTGATCATTTTTTCTATTGGTCTGATACTCCTACCAAAAGTGACATATTGGCGAGTAatatttgtattattttgCTGTATCCTTCTTCTCCTTTGTtgctttttcatgtttttgtaCAAGATGACCCCAGGGGCAGTTGATAGAAAATGGAATTTCATTCAGCTTATGGATGCCTCCTGTGATGCTTTCTTGTATACTGCCCTCCTGTACTgggtaaaattaaaacataAAGCATACAGAAAGGGCgtgtttttcaatttaaaggtGCTGGATTTTGTTGGTGGTAGGGAATATTATTCATATCACCATCTGTTTTTTAGAAGTGAAGCGCTATACATCGTTGTCTTTAACTTGTCAGAGTTTGCCAATGAGGATTTCAAGGATGTGTGTACTCACATTCAAAGGCTTCAGTTCTGGATGAAATCCATTTGCAGCTGTATACCTCACTTCACTCAAATCTTGCTTGTTGGTACGCACAGAGAAAAACTGGATAATAGCTGCTTAAAGATACTCAATGGCCACTTAAAGAGATTCCTATCAGAGAAATACTGTGCTAAAGTGATGGAAAATAATGTTGACAGGTTGGCTTTTTTTCCTGTGGAGAACACATTAGGGAACAAAGACACTGGAATACAAGAACTTCAAAGCAAGATCATGTCTGTAGCTATTGAACAGCAAAAAAGAATCATAACTGAGCATAACATCCCTCTACTATGGATTCTGATTCAAGATTTAATTATGAAACTCAAAAGAAACTCAGATTCTACATTTTGTGTTTCACTTGATGAGTTTCAAAGGATGATAATGAAGGACTTTGTTCTTCGTGATAAATGTAGTTTGTCCAAAGTTATGCTGAAGTACTTTCACAAGATTGGACTGATAATTTATGTTGACAAGAggcaagattttgatttgtcaAACTGGATTCTTGTTTGTCCTGAAAAACTGATTGATATTTTTATCAGCATCTCTTTGAAACCAGCAGAAAGTACCAAGTACAGAGGATCTTTAAAGTATGATTGGAAgctcttgcaaagaaaaggaatCTTGACCAAAAGACTTTTGCATAGTTACCTTTCCAAATTgaagaaagaggaagaagcCATTATTGCATTCCTTAAGCATTATGGCCTGATTTATCCCCTGGAATGCAAAGCAACTGCAAAATATGACTGTGACATTCAGCCAACGCACTTTGTTCCCTCCTTATTGCCTTTGAGTGCAAATGGTGATGCACCAGTGTGGCACAACAATGAAGCTTTGTTTCATCAGCTGCTCTTTCGTGCACAAAAGCACAGTAACCTTGAGTTTCGAAATGGCACAACTGTTCTATACAGAGATGCTGGCAAGTTTTGGATGAAACCTTGGCTGAGTTACCAGCTTACATTGATTGAGGAGGAGGAAATGATTGAAGTAACATACAACAGCAG CCACAAAAGTAAAGAGGAGCCTTCTTATGTGTTGGGTCAAGTGTTTTTGATGATTGATGGAATCTGTCAGAGTAATTTTCCATCAGTCGAGTTCCACTGTGGTCCAGCCTGCCCCTCTGAAACATGTCCAGGTTATCAGGATGACTATTTCACTTCACTTCCAACCGCAGAAGGCAATGGGACAAGACGTCGCCATGTTTATGATATTATGCTAGGACGTCAGGGAAACCAGCCTGTCTATTTGTATTGTGAAAACAAGTGTTTTGAGGATGAGTTGTACGAATGGGTTCCTTCCGATAAGTAA
- the LOC141875906 gene encoding uncharacterized protein LOC141875906 has translation MDREASRASQHLAETDVHAHEALMLFKCLLQEVVAQESERCQYVCPSLHCLVLGDSQVGKTSLVRSLTGERLDTEQTKTQGIEERIVDNEWNTVEFTKGHAIGKFIPYFQEILAHSMSFGRDIIVPLSDETKLDCTALLRVITLYALRIKELVTVMVCAAVYLHLVLHFMWTTIEFTVVPLPFAPEVLQLLLSVFPIFLLIKLAVSMRCFLKGNPLFGLIAGVFLAVMMTCNLIEIFESLQFLKIIIYSALVTQTMLLGVVELHLLFKFTVKWFQNHIQGTSPHPGQDKFEFGTIRRPLEKLSSMVFGVTGFSIIITLLLQLPMANNLQLLPARIYLEVITLLFSLSVNFLKCHFKSFCKINPGVADVNSNVVQLMDACCDAFSYTDLLFWEKLKLKAYRKGEFFNYKLLDFVGDREYYSYHHLFFRPEALHIIVFNLSEFANEYFRGMGTQIQRLQFWMKSICSRVPLSDYTQIVLVGTHRENLNINCIKILNDHLKRFLSEKYCAKVMENDVDRLIFFPVENTLGNKDTGIKELQSKIMCVASEQQKRIIVEHNIPLQWILIQDVIMKLKVNSDDMFCVTVDELQRMIMEDFVLRDKCRLSKDMLKYFHKIGLIIYVDKKQDFDLSNWILVCPEKLIDIFIDISSKPAESTRYRGSLKYDWKLLQRKGILTKQLLQSLLSIVQKEEKTVIAFLEHYGLICPLEYKGIVVSSKCDCDIQPTHFVPSLLPLSANGDKPVWHNNDGDKKFYVFFINFLPEALFHQLLSRAQKNSTLEFPNGETVLYRDAGKFWMNPWLSYQLTLIEEEEMIEVTYNSSHRNKKEPSDVLCQVFSMIDGICKSSFPLVKFHCGPACPSDTCPGHQDDYFTSLPADEGNGTRRLHVYNIMPGRQGNRAAYLYCENNCLEDELYEWIP, from the exons ATGGATCGGGAGGCTTCAAGGGCCTCTCAACATCTCGCAGAAACTGATGTTCATGCACATGAGGCGCTTATGCTCTTCAAGTGTCTATTGCAAGAAGTTGTGGCACAGGAAAGTGAACGTTGTCAGTATGTTTGTCCTAGCTTGCATTGCTTGGTTTTGGGTGACTCTCAGGTTGGAAAAACCAGCTTAGTCAGATCACTGACTGGGGAGCGACTTGATACCGAGCAAACCAAGACACAGGGAATAGAAGAGAGAATTGTTGACAATGAGTGGAATACCGTGGAATTCACAAAGGGTCACGCCATAGGAAAGTTCATTCCGTACTTTCAAGAAATCCTTGCTCACTCAATGTCGTTTGGCAGAGATATAATCGTACCTTTATCAGATGAAACAAAACTTGATTGTACAGCATTGTTAAGGGTGATTACACTTTATGCTCTTCGGATAAAGGAACTCGTAACCGTCATGGTCTGCGCCGCTGTATACCTTCACTTGGTTTTGCACTTTATGTGGACGACTATCGAGTTCACCGTAGTTCCACTGCCATTTGCCCCAGAGGTCCTACAATTACTGTTGTCGGTTTTCCCCATATTTCTTCTTATCAAACTTGCAGTATCGATGAGATGTTTTCTGAAAGGAAATCCTCTCTTTGGGTTAATTGCAGGTGTGTTTCTTGCAGTCATGATGACTTGTAACTTAATTGAGATTTTCGAAAGTCTGCAGTTTTTGAAGATTATTATTTACTCAGCCTTAGTGACACAAACCATGTTACTCGGAGTTGTGGAACTTCACTTGTTGTTTAAGTTTACAGTAAAATGGTTCCAAAATCATATTCAAGGTACAAGCCCACATCCAGGTCAAGACAAGTTTGAGTTCGGAACAATTCGACGACCTCTGGAAAAGTTGTCATCAATGGTTTTCGGTGTTACTGGCTTTTCAATCATCATTACGCTCTTACTACAACTTCCTATGGCAAACAATCTTCAGCTCTTACCAGCAAGAATATATCTTGAAGTAATAActcttttattttccttaagtGTTAATTTCCTCAAGTGCCATTTCAAGTCTTTTTGCAAGATCAACCCAGGGGTAGCAGACGTAAACAGCAATGTTGTGCAGCTTATGGACGCCTGTTGTGATGCTTTCTCGTATACTGACCTCTTGTTCtgggaaaaattaaaactcaaAGCGTACAGAAAGGGCGAGTTTTTTAATTATAAGTTGCTGGATTTTGTTGGTGATAGGGAGTATTATTCATATCACCATCTGTTTTTTAGACCTGAAGCGTTACACATCATTGTCTTTAACTTGTCAGAGTTTGCTAATGAGTATTTCAGGGGAATGGGTACACAAATTCAGAGACTTCAATTCTGGATGAAATCCATTTGTAGCCGTGTACCTCTGAGTGACTACACTCAAATCGTGCTTGTTGGTACACACAGAGAAAACCTGAATATCAACTGCATAAAGATACTCAATGACCACCTAAAAAGATTCCTATCGGAGAAGTACTGTGCTAAAGTGATGGAAAATGATGTTGAcaggttaattttttttcctgtggaGAACACATTAGGGAACAAGGACACTGGAATAAAAGAACTTCAAAGCAAGATCATGTGTGTAGCTAGTGAACAGCAAAAAAGGATCATAGTTGAACATAACATCCCTTTGCAATGGATTCTGATCCAAGATGTGATTATGAAACTCAAAGTAAATTCAGATGATATGTTTTGTGTTACAGTTGATGAGCTTCAAAGGATGATAATGGAGGACTTTGTCCTTCGTGATAAATGCCGGTTGTCCAAAGATATGCTGAAGTACTTTCACAAGATTGGACTGATAATTTATGTTGACAAGAaacaagattttgatttgtcaAACTGGATTCTTGTTTGTCCAGAGAAACTGATTGATATTTTCATTGACATCTCTTCGAAACCAGCAGAAAGTACCAGATACAGAGGATCATTAAAGTATGATTGGAaactcttgcaaagaaaaggaatCTTGACCAAACAACTTTTGCAGAGTCTCCTGTCCATAGTgcagaaagaggaaaaaactgtTATTGCATTCCTTGAGCATTATGGCCTGATCTGTCCCCTGGAATACAAAGGAATCGTAGTAAGCTCAAAGTGTGACTGTGACATACAGCCAACCCACTTTGTTCCCTCCTTATTGCCTTTGAGTGCAAATGGTGATAAACCAGTGTGGCACAACAATGATGGAGATAAAAAGTTCTATGTGTTTTTCATCAACTTCCTTCCTGAAGCCCTGTTTCATCAGCTGCTCTCTCGTGCACAAAAGAACAGTACCCTTGAGTTTCCAAATGGCGAAACTGTTCTATACAGAGATGCTGGCAAGTTTTGGATGAACCCTTGGCTGAGTTACCAGCTTACACTGATTGAGGAGGAGGAGATGATTGAAGTAACATACAACAGCAG ccacagaaacaaaaaggagCCTTCTGATGTGTTATGTCAAGTTTTTTCGATGATTGATGGAATCTGTAAGAGTTCTTTTCCTTTGGTCAAGTTCCACTGTGGTCCAGCCTGCCCCTCTGACACATGTCCAGGTCATCAAGATGACTACTTTACTTCACTACCAGCTGATGAAGGCAATGGGACAAGACGTCTCCATGTTTACAATATAATGCCAGGACGTCAAGGAAACCGTGCTGCCTATTTATATTGTGAAAACAACTGTCTTGAAGATGAGTTGTATGAATGGATTCCTTAG